The genomic window GCCAGGAAGATGGGACTGATTGGGGATTTACGGAGATGGTGGCCAACAACATCAGAGGCCAAGGATAAATCTCAGCCAATAGTGGAGAGCAAAACACAAGCCCAGGAAATATATATGTGGAAGAAAGGGCAACTGAATCTCCCAGAGAGGAGAAAGTTTCTGAAAATTTGGGTCATTGGACTGAACACATTTTGTGGAGTCCTGGGCATGTTTCCTGTCAGCTATCAAGGTTTCTTCACAATTCGAATGCAGAACAGCATTATTTTCTATTTATAGGTTATACAAGTCTGTCTGAGACACTGGGCAGACGCTgcccagtcagtgtggacaacactaaGGCAGATGGACCAATATTTTGACTTGGTACAGTTACCGTGAGTGATCCAGTGGCTGAACAACAATGGAAAATCTTTCACTACACAGCCCTAGAGAAATATAAATCATTTgtcaaaaacagctgcagacagCTTTGTCTCAACAGCCTTTTTTAGCCAGTCTTTAGGCAAACTCCATTTTGTGCATGACCATGTGCCCTACCTGCTGTAAGAAGCCCTTCTTCCTCATTGACATGCAAAGGCAGAATGCTATGTTCATTGTGATGACCGTGATATTCTTTCACACATTTTAGTTTTCTCAGATCCCAGAGTTTTATCTGTAAATGGACAGAGTAGGAGAATGAACACATCACTTAATCAAAGGAAAATCCTCGGAATGTTTAGGTAAGGCAGTAAAAACAGTATTCATGGAATACTTCGTGAAACAAACTGGATCTCTACCTGGCCTGCCATGTCTGCAGCCAAGAGGTACTGCTCATCCTTCAGAAGATTCACAGATGTGACTGCCGAGTCATGAAACAGCCGGAGGGTTTTCAACCCTTGCCCTGTATTGATGGGTCGGCGGATATCAATGCTGAAAATCTCCCCTGAACGGCAGCCATTATACAGCACTGGAGCCTATAAAAGCCAAAGAACAAATTCAGTGGATTTCAGCAATGCCTTACTACTTGTACCCAAACCCTTGGGTAGTGAGGGGTTGTGTACCTGGGCTGTTCCCCCACCTCCATTTTATCCAAGCAACAACCATCTGAAATAAGCTACATGATACCAACCAAAGAAAACCAGGCAAATTCAATGACTAGGATCTGAACCCAGGTTTTCTCCACCAAAGCTCAGTGCTCTATCCACTACTCCATAGTACAACTTTACTGTTTCCTCAAAGCTTGTTCAAGTTGAGTGGTGACAACATTAACCACAGAAATTCAGGGCTATCATTGCCATGGAGGATCtgtcttgttcttcttgttgcACAAAAAGTCTTTCCTACCTGGGTGGCAAACTGCTGCGCTAGAGCATCACTGCTGATAGAAAATATCTGACGATGGCCGGTCACTGCATTGGTCACATGGACTTGTTGACTTAAACCTAAGATGAAACAAAATGTAAGCACCAGACAAGTAATTAGCTCCATAATGGAAGTGGTAAAGTATTGCATCTTACCTGTGCTAAAGTAATTATCAGCCTGAGGATTCCGACACCAGGCACAGGACCAGGCTGTGGAGATCTTGAAGCTGCACAACATTCCAGGTTGGTctcctaaaaagaaaaaggaagaagtcaTTAGGAAAGTATGCTGAACACCAGGTTTGTCTCCAAAAAAACAGTAATTCGCACCATTGTATCTTCGAAACATTCAAATGCAAAGAACAATTGAAGAGCTTCTGCCACACTGAACTGTTTAACTGACGACCCAACGCCTGCTTTGCATGCCTGCCAGGGAGCAAGGCCATAATCCACTTAGACCAAAGCAGTCCCATTTACTTTAGTCTTAACTTCTTTGAGGAAGGATTTATGATTAACAAATTGCATGATGCATCCCCAAATCCCATCTTTTTATAAGTATGCCCTCTACCCAAAGCATGTGCTTGCCTCTTTCAGTGGCGGAACATTAGCAACGTGCTTCagacataattttaaaaaccatgttCAATAAAGGCAGCAAAACAATTACCGACAGGAGGCTGACTAGTTACCTAAACTAAGCCAACAAAAGCCAGAGGCCTGGACATAAGGCAATGACAGTGTTATTCTTATAACACTCATACTTGGGAACTGTAAAACTGGTATGTCTCATATAGCATCTCTGCATGCCTAAGACCTCACCTAACAGAAATACATTACCTGCATTAGAGTTATTGAACAAGGATGCTGGAAGCAGGCTGGCACAGCCGAGAGTCTCTGCAATGCCCATGAGGCACAGCTTGATGGAGGTAGTTAAGGATATTAAAGAGACAATATAGACAGCTCTCGCAGGAACAGAATGTGTCACTTTAAATCAGCCCAAAAGGCAGATCTCCCTCTGCCACAGTGCACTAATAAATATTTCACTAGAATACAGGAGATTTCAGAGCATTTCAAGATGTACAACATGCACTATCAAGAAAGCATCATAGGTAAAAGTGTTAACTTacagggttccccacccccatttaaacCAATGTCTCCAATCTCTGGTCTCTACTTTTAGCATGGATGCTAACTATAAACAGAAGGGGAAAAGGGGCGCTTTGGAGCAAGACAGTGGatagcatttcatttttttataagaaGGATATAACACATGGGAATCCGGATGACTTAGCGAGGCCCAACACACAGAATTCACcttgaaaataaacaaaaagacAGAAAATGCCTATTGGAACAAGGATATATGAAAATGAATAGGAAGCTGGCAATTATTTCAGACTGAACACAATCCAGTTTATAAATGAGAATTCATAGAATTCATGGATTTCATACTGAGTGGCATagctctttaaccaggcctttggctattaaacaatttatggccttttaaaagtgtgtttgttTGGGATGTGtgtaattatttctttttttaatgttcggcattttgtgtttttaggaAAAGGGCCTCATCCCTATGGTTATAAGGACTGATATTCCACCCTTCAAAAACTTGTTTAAGCAGAGATGAAACATGTTCCCAATGTCTGCTTTTGGTTTAGCAGACTTGCAACTGAATTCTGAATAGAATTATCGTATTCAAACCACATATGAGTTACAATAATCTAACCTGGAACACACGATTAACTGTGGCCAGGTTCTCACGCAAGAGCAGACCAGCTTATGAGACCAgaggctcatctagttcaacatcccaCAGTGGTCAAATCAGATGGCTatggaaagcccataagcagaacaCAAGTAAAATGGTCCTCTCCAAGGGTggttccccagcaactgatattcagaaatcTACTTAAGTGCTCCACATTTTGGCTTAGTCTCAATAGTAAGGGTTAAagagaataaataaattccaAACATGAAAGGAGGACAGAGCAGTACCTTGCGGTTTGTAAAATACAGGTTGTCGTACATTTCCACAGCAAGAGTATTCTTCCCCAAACCACTGAGGTTGACAATACCACATTTACATCCTCCGTGCTCTACATCATTCACAGTGAATATTCTTTCAGAGGCACTGTCTGCCTGCAAAAGCAAGGTGTGAATTGCTGAGGGGTTACTTTTTTTCCAAGGAGGGCTCTTCCACTAATGAAGAAAATCGCAAGCTCATCTCAAAATGTTAAAGAAAGATTATCAGTTGCCAAATGCCCTCCTGCCCCAACATTCAGCTAGTAGCTGCCATTCTTCCAAATGAATGCCAGAAGAACTTCTAAAAGTACCCATGGATGCATATGGAAGAGATCGTTCTTGCTGTAAGATCACACTGCAACCTTAATAGCAAGATAAATGACTGTCCTaacataaagttaaaaaaaaaacacctccaacTTACCATTATCAATTTAAAATTGTTGCTTCCAGAAACAGAGGAATCTGGGGTCTCAATTTCTAATTTCCTTCTCTGCATGCAATTCACTTTTAATTCATGGATCGACCTACGTAAAAATGAGGAAAAGAGAACAACCAAGGAAACTGGCATTTAATGTCAACAAAGCCAAAATCAGTATGAGAGCCAGTGTCAGTGCTAACATTCAAGTGTTGTTTTAGAATGGTCAGATAAATTAAGGGTGCTGTCCTGCGGCTCCTGGAGATGGTGTAGCAGCGGTCCTACGCCAGATCAGATCTAACCCTTCTACATAACAAACAGAACTCTGGGTCAGGGAGAACTAGTGTCGGAGCATCCTTCTCAAATGGCAGCAGCTTCCTCTGACATCTTGGCCcaacatcatagctgtcaacttttccctttttaaaagggaaattcccttattctgaataggattccttgcaagaaaagggaaaatttgacagctataCCCAACATGATGCAGGGTCAAAAGGGTGGGGACATTCTAGGAAGATGCTTGGGTCCAAAGCCCTCCTGGTTTTCTGATAACATTCCAAAACTCGGAGATTTACACACACTTCTGAACTTTATCTAAATGTCTCCGTCCCCTTGTTTCCAAcaggaaggaaatgaaaaacaaaagtatttttaaaaatattttacacatGGTAATAGAAGAACTCTGTCTGTACTCCCTTCTATTCTGCCAGTGGAGTCTGACAAGGCATTCTTATTATCACCTCCACCTCCCCACCAGTCAATTTCAGGTGGCATACAATGGTGGGAGGAGAGACGAGGGAAAGCCCCATTATGCAAGAGGAAGCCCTATCTCTTAGGGCTTTTGCTGATGGGGTTTGTAAGGTGAATTGCGTGAATGCATTTACTAAGCGagttagttggatatcaccctcaGTGACAGCAATAATTAGAATGTTTAGCAAAAATAAAATCTAGTCTAATAAAGGCggccctttgggaggaaggacggGATAAAAATGGAGTATAAGTGACTTACAATATATACAAGAATgacacattatttttaaaatactatgaGCAGAGAAAGATTGCCATTTTATCAAAAAAAGTATAATAACCATCTCTTCCACCAAATCAAGCAAAAGAGGTTTCAGATAGGCTGCAAACCAAACAAATGCAAAAGGTATGTTGTAGATCCATCCTCCACATACTGTAGAATCTGATACAAATAAACCCATAAGCAACAATGTATCTTCAGTTATTGGGCACCTTGTAGTCACTCTGGTCTGTTAGAGAAGTTCCCCTTTTCCACAGAGCTTAAGAGAAAGAGCTTTGCAACAGAAAAAGAATGCTAAATCATCTTACCTGCGATAGTTGATAGAGCTAGGCAAACCTAACTGCCTCTTGCGTAAAACAATTGAAGAGTTCAGCCCAATCCTGGAtgttttctgtttaaaaatggTGAAAGTACACAATCATGTTCCTTGTGCTTAAAAAGATCATGGGCTGAATCCAACAAAACCATAAGCAGAACTATCACACAACAGAATTTCAGAAGGACAAAGGgtaggaagttccattgcaccacTGGAAGTTGTACATCCAATGACTTCATTGAATACAACTCCATGAACGCTTCATGTACAATTGTCACTCTTACATCAAGCAAGTGTGTGGACTTCACATAATCTTGTTCTATGTTTAATCAAATGAATAATGCAAGCTTTAAATTTATGAATTAAAGCTTGAACAATAAGATTTCCATACATAAGAGAAACGTGCAAACTaaattaaatcagaaaccagaatctAGCATAGAATTACGTACCCTTAAAGCAGCTGATGGCAATGACCTTATGCGTTAAGTGAACCTAATTTGAGAGAATGATCAAGTGCAACAGCTCACCTTCatgcatttctcctcctcctccaaaagctTTAGCCTTTGACTCTCCATCTGTTTGTGCTGAATACTCTCATTGGTGAGAGGGTTGCAGTTGTTATGCCCAGGAAGCAAGCGAAAGTAACGGTTCTTTTCAGGATCGTAGTAAAATCCTGGTAattcttaaaaagaaatcaaacacTGTTAGCAGAACCCTCTTCCATCTTCCCCACAGATTACACTGCATAACAATGGACAAACATTTGCAGGACCTCATACAATTACTTTCTGTGGTAGGAAAATAACCCATAATTGCAGTTTAACGCAAGGAAGTAGTTGGTAGTTTTcttacaaaaaaatataaaaactaaGTGAAAAGAACAACTGTAGCTACTCACAGGGTGGATTTatatcactagtcagtaagactttatTTAAATAGGATGGATGCATCCATGGTGAACTAAAAAAGATGCTCAGgatatctttgggggggggcagagtcatTCTTACCGAGTATAGTAGGAGATGAGATACCATAAgataggaaaaaaatattcttataTGCAACTGCAGCAGCAGGTTACtccttgcaaagaactggaaaggatATTATATACCCACAAAATTTATATTGGCTATATAAATTAACAGAATTGGAAAAATTAACTGTGGCAATAAGAAATCAAACACATCAGAAATTAAGGTCACAATGGTTATGGTTCAAAGAGTACATGAGTAAACACTGCTCTAAAGATAATATACTGGTATGTTTAACCTAAGCTTGTAAAGTTGtctttataatataatataatataataagtaTAATATAATATGATATAATAATATAACATAGTATACTAAAAGAAATAATGTAGTGATACATTATTTGCAACGTGCCGTAAATAAGAACTTGAATGAAAAAATGATGAGCAccagtggagggaagtcacaaagGTGTATTATCATCCACCTATTTTATGTACTTCTTTCttaccataatttttttttgtctttcttcttatccttttttctttttttattgttgttaataTGTTACTAAGGTTGCAAGTGTATTAATGTTTGTATGAATGACTAATcaaatcaaatatatatattttttaaaagacttgatttaaataatctttttacagaaagactcattcttgctggtataatcttaatattcaCAACCAGatgtaggtttcatttttggaataataaattttcagagtagttttcacAGTTATATCAacaattactgatttggttatactattagaaatacatagataattatgaaattgtgAGATTTAATAAGTTAACTATTTATATTTGGaccttttctgctgtactttattggaaggcgaaaaataaccatttccttaataacaatttaaacaatttatttaactaaaacagtaacattatagcatatgtatccatgtttgttaactgatgtggttcaaCAACTGACTTGCACAATTACAGTATTACACAAAGATTCCAAGACTTGTGGAGTATTCTGCTCACAAAGTTGCACTTTCATTTTTACAGCTTCACACTTAGCTACTTGCGCAGATCTATTCACTCCAAACAATCAATTTAAGTGAACCTCTTGGAACTTAGCATTTAAGAGGTATGGGGTTGGGTATGTGTATATAAATTTACAAAGGGATTAAGGTTTATTCCTCAActctgtatgtttattttataacatttttccTGTGAAGAAAAGGCATGTTATCTTTGCAgacacaaattcacacttttgagaactgcaaaaagaagcatctgtgataatatctcctcgttagaaaaactgccccaaataatcttacagaaaactctggaagagcatgacattgtgaatggattaatagAATTCATTTACCAAAAAATATAAACACTGCATATAAAGACTCatgctacataattaaaaacaaatccttattagaaaactatatttaggaagatttttcctccaaaagcattttatttttaaaaaatccaatttaaatattttaaaaattattttttttgattattttttaaatcattgatttgtATCCACCCTAGCTATTTATAATGAAAGCAGCAAATAAAAGTTACTGCATTCAGCAAGTGGAATAGAGACAGCATAGTCATTCTTTAAGATTACTTTAACTTTGCATACAACTTTTTTAGCACATTATACTGGCCGTCTCCAAAAGGCTTCTGGGAGGTTATCTCTTTTTACAATATAAACATGTGTTTTTCTCAGCTTTACTTTCCAAGATGCTGCTCCGGACAGATGTATCTGATTTCTATCTGACCAGATATGGCAGCTATCCCCCACTCATCACTGTTGACATTGCTAGAATCTGAGAATCTTTAAACAGCATATTAACCCTATGAATTTAGTCATGGAATTATTTGCCTATCATGCAGGTTGATGCAGCAGGGAAGTTCTTATGTACAGAAACGAAGATGGAAACCTCACTCtgttgctgaagttggcaacatGTCTGGCAGAAGAAACCTGTATTAATAAATATGGCGTGGCAAAGCCTTGAAATACTCATTTATGTGAATTatgtttgaaaaaaatgtttatatatttatcaTTTGAAAAAAGATTTGACTTCAAGAAAGCTGCTACTTTCCATTTGTCAATTTAACTTGTCAATATTTTTAAACTGATTAAAATTTTCCTTAAGACACAGGCGGAAGACATCCTTTGAAAAGTTGAGTGACGATACATGTCAAAAGGTCTCAAACTCATGAAAGCAGTTGGAGCTTTCTTGGTAAATTCCTTACCAGGTGGTGGAAAGTTCTGGAATAAATCAGATAATGTAGAGGGAGATTCATCTGGGCTAGTGTCTGGGTCCTCTGGTGGTTCTTGCCTAGACCTGTAAGGAGATGCATAAGTAAGAAAGATTCCATAAAATATAGAGCAACATACATACTTTAGATAATTTACTACTGACTCGGAGTGACATCCACACAAACATTAGTTAGTTTGCTATCTGTTTTAATAGGGGCAGTCAAAAAATTAGCCATTTTCATCTAAAAGGC from Lacerta agilis isolate rLacAgi1 chromosome 1, rLacAgi1.pri, whole genome shotgun sequence includes these protein-coding regions:
- the DCAF4 gene encoding DDB1- and CUL4-associated factor 4 produces the protein MKRNCWRGRICWRDNRRPGPNQTWRIRHRWTSSSRLGSRQEPPEDPDTSPDESPSTLSDLFQNFPPPELPGFYYDPEKNRYFRLLPGHNNCNPLTNESIQHKQMESQRLKLLEEEEKCMKKTSRIGLNSSIVLRKRQLGLPSSINYRRSIHELKVNCMQRRKLEIETPDSSVSGSNNFKLIMADSASERIFTVNDVEHGGCKCGIVNLSGLGKNTLAVEMYDNLYFTNRKVNSVCWASLSHPDSHVLLCLMGIAETLGCASLLPASLFNNSNAGDQPGMLCSFKISTAWSCAWCRNPQADNYFSTGLSQQVHVTNAVTGHRQIFSISSDALAQQFATQAPVLYNGCRSGEIFSIDIRRPINTGQGLKTLRLFHDSAVTSVNLLKDEQYLLAADMAGQIKLWDLRKLKCVKEYHGHHNEHSILPLHVNEEEGLLTAVGQDCYTRIWSLQDAHLLRTIPSPHPFSTDSIPSVEFSSHLGGSRGVPGLLMAVKQDLHYFSYKTDDPYCLPTKEADHSTPP